The Trichosurus vulpecula isolate mTriVul1 chromosome 4, mTriVul1.pri, whole genome shotgun sequence genome contains a region encoding:
- the LOC118847516 gene encoding endoplasmic reticulum resident protein 44-like: MKAAIFLPSPDLRCSLLLLITWIFTPITAEIASLDSGNIDEILNNADVALVNFYADWCRFSQMLHPIFEEASNVIKEEYPNKNQVVFARVDCDQHSKIAQRYRISKYPTLKLFRNGMMMKREYRGHRSVTAIANYIRQQKSDPTQEVHDVEEIKFLDRSKRTIIGYFEQKDSDNYRTFERVANILHDDCVFFSAFGSVSKPERFSGDNIIYKPPGEHAPDMVYLGSLTNFDLAYAWTQDKCVPLVREITFENGEELTEGLPFLILFHMKKDTVSLDVFQNKVARQLISEKGTINFLHADCDKFRHPLLHIQKTPADCPVIAIDSFRCMSVFPDFKDLSIPNKLKQFVLDLHSGKLHREFHHGPDPTDVAPGQHVQDVASSPPESSFQKLAPSEYRYTLLRDRDEL; this comes from the coding sequence ATGAAAGCTGCCATCTTCCTGCCCTCCCCCGACCTCCGATGCTCCCTGCTGCTtttgataacttggatttttaCTCCAATAACAGCTGAAATAGCAAGTCTTGATAGTGGAAATATAGATGAAATTTTAAACAATGCAGATGTTGCCTTAGTTAATTTTTATGCTGACTGGTGTCGATTCAGCCAGATGTTGCATCCAATTTTTGAGGAAGCCTCCAATGTCATTAAGGAAGAATATCCAAATAAGAATCAAGTAGTGTTTGCCCGAGTAGATTGTGATCAGCACTCGAAAATAGCCCAAAGATACAGGATAAGCAAATATCCTACCCTAAAACTGTTCCGGAATGGCATGATGATGAAGAGGGAATACAGGGGTCACAGATCAGTGACAGCAATAGCGAATTACATCAGGCAACAAAAAAGCGACCCTACTCAAGAAGTTCATGACGTGGAAGAAATCAAATTTCTTGATCGCAGTAAAAGAACAATCATTGGATATTTTGAACAAAAGGACTCTGACAACTATAGAACTTTTGAAAGAGTAGCAAATATTTTGCATGATGATTGtgtcttcttttctgcatttgggtCTGTTTCAAAACCAGAAAGATTTAGTGGGGACAACATAATCTACAAACCACCAGGGGAACACGCTCCAGATATGGTATACCTAGGATCTTTAACAAATTTTGACTTGGCATATGCTTGGACTCAAGATAAATGTGTTCCTCTTGTTCGGGAAATAACATTTGAAAATGGAGAGGAATTGACAGAAGGACTGCCTTTTCTCATACTTTTCCACATGAAAAAGGATACAGTGAGTTTAGATGTATTCCAAAACAAAGTAGCCCGGCAGTTAATAAGTGAAAAAGGTACAATAAACTTTTTACATGCTGACTGTGATAAATTTAGACACCCACTTCTACATATACAGAAAACTCCAGCAGATTGCCCTGTAATAGCCATTGACAGCTTCAGGTGCATGTCTGTCTTTCCAGACTTCAAGGATTTATCGATTCCAAACAAGCTTAAGCAGTTTGTATTAGACTTGCATTCAGGAAAATTGCACAGAGAATTTCATCATGGTCCTGACCCCACTGATGTTGCCCCTGGACAGCACGTTCAAGACGTAGCAAGCAGTCCACCAGAGAGCTCCTTTCAAAAACTAGCACCCAGCGAATATAGGTATACCTTATTGAGGGATCGAGATGAGCTTTAA